Proteins from one Mus caroli chromosome 3, CAROLI_EIJ_v1.1, whole genome shotgun sequence genomic window:
- the Bcl10 gene encoding B-cell lymphoma/leukemia 10, translated as MEAPAPSLTEEDLTEVKKDALENLRVYLCEKIIAERHFDHLRAKKILSREDTEEISCRTSSRKRAGKLLDYLQENPRGLDTLVESIRREKTQSFLIQKITDEVLKLRNLKLEHLKGLKCSSCEPFAAGATNNLSRSNSDESNLSEKQRASTVVYHPEGESSTAPFFSMESSSLNLPVLEVGRTENSSFSSATLPRPGDPGAPPLPPDLRLEEGGSCGNSSEMFLPLRSRALSRQ; from the exons GCTTTAGAGAATTTACGTGTTTACCTGTGTGAGAAAATCATAGCTGAGAGACATTTTGATCATCTACGTGCAAAAAAAATACTAAGTAGAGAAGACACGGAAGAAATTTCTTGCCGAACTTCAAGCAGAAAACGGGCTGGGAAGTTGTTAGACTACTTACAGGAGAACCCCAGGGGCCTGGACACCCTGGTGGAGTCCATCCGCAGGGAGAAAACACAGAGCTTCCTCATTCAGAAGATAACGGATGAGGTGCTAAAGCTTCGGAATCTAAAACTGGAGCACCTCAAAG GCCTGAAGTGCAGCAGCTGTGAGCcctttgcagctggagccaccaACAACCTCTCTAGGAGCAATTCAGATGAGAGCAATCTCTCTGAGAAACAGAGAGCATCCACTGTCGTGTACCACCCGGAGGGAGAGTCCAGCACCGCTCCCTTCTTCTCTATGGAGTCGTCATCCCTGAACTTGCCAGTCCTGGAAGTTGGCAGGACTGAAAACAGCAGCTTCTCTTCAGCCACTCTTCCTCGACCTGGGGACCCTGGGGCTCCCCCTTTGCCCCCAGACCTTCGGTTGGAAGAGGGGGGAAGTTGTGGAAACTCAAGTGAGATGTTCCTCCCCTTACGGTCACGGGCTCTTTCACGCCAGTGA
- the C3H1orf52 gene encoding UPF0690 protein C1orf52 homolog isoform X1 has product MASGFRLPAERGWEPAAVMAAEEKDPLSYFAAYGSSSSDSSDENSEPEDAGRKEAAPAPTTGGRGKQAEKRLPGPDELFRSVTRPAFLYNPLNKQIDWERHVVKAPEEPPKEFKIWKSNCVPPPETYTTEKKPPPPELDMAIKWSNIYEDNGDDAPQNAKKARLLPEGEETVESDDDKDERASKIRRVEPGEAAKKKK; this is encoded by the exons ATGGCTTCCGGCTTCCGGCTTCCGGCCGAGAGAGGGTGGGAACCCGCGGCCGTCATGGCAGCCGAAGAGAAGGACCCNTTGAGCTACTTCGCGGCTTACGGGAGCAGCAGCTCCGACTCGTCGGACGAGAACAGCGAGCCGGAAGACGCGGGTCGCAAGGAGGCGGCCCCGGCTCCGACGACGGGAGGCCGCGGGAAGCAGGCGGAGAAGCGGCTGCCCGGCCCGGACGAGCTGTTCCGCAGCGTGACCCGCCCGGCCTTCCTCTACAACCCGCTCAACAAGCAGATCGACTGGGAGCGGCATGTGGTGAAGGCGCCCGAGGAG CCTCCAAAGGAGTTCAAGATCTGGAAGTCCAACTGCGTGCCGCCCCCAGAGACCTACACTACCGAGAAGAAGCCGCCGCCGCCAGAGCTGGACATGGCGATCAAATGGTCGAATATCTATGAAGACAATGGAGACGATGCCCCACAGAACGCCAAGAAAGCCAGGCTTCTGCCNGAAGGGGAGGAGACAGTGGAATCAG ATGATGACAAAGATGAGCGGGCATCTAAGATTCGCAGAGTGGAGCCAGGAGAAGCAGCCaagaagaagaagtag
- the C3H1orf52 gene encoding UPF0690 protein C1orf52 homolog isoform X2, translating to MASGFRLPAERGWEPAAVMAAEEKDPLSYFAAYGSSSSDSSDENSEPEDAGRKEAAPAPTTGGRGKQAEKRLPGPDELFRSVTRPAFLYNPLNKQIDWERHVVKAPEEPPKEFKIWKSNCVPPPETYTTEKKPPPPELDMAIKWSNIYEDNGDDAPQNAKKARLLPEGEETVESET from the exons ATGGCTTCCGGCTTCCGGCTTCCGGCCGAGAGAGGGTGGGAACCCGCGGCCGTCATGGCAGCCGAAGAGAAGGACCCNTTGAGCTACTTCGCGGCTTACGGGAGCAGCAGCTCCGACTCGTCGGACGAGAACAGCGAGCCGGAAGACGCGGGTCGCAAGGAGGCGGCCCCGGCTCCGACGACGGGAGGCCGCGGGAAGCAGGCGGAGAAGCGGCTGCCCGGCCCGGACGAGCTGTTCCGCAGCGTGACCCGCCCGGCCTTCCTCTACAACCCGCTCAACAAGCAGATCGACTGGGAGCGGCATGTGGTGAAGGCGCCCGAGGAG CCTCCAAAGGAGTTCAAGATCTGGAAGTCCAACTGCGTGCCGCCCCCAGAGACCTACACTACCGAGAAGAAGCCGCCGCCGCCAGAGCTGGACATGGCGATCAAATGGTCGAATATCTATGAAGACAATGGAGACGATGCCCCACAGAACGCCAAGAAAGCCAGGCTTCTGCCNGAAGGGGAGGAGACAGTGGAATCAG agaCTTAA